A stretch of the Sorangium aterium genome encodes the following:
- the pilB gene encoding type IV-A pilus assembly ATPase PilB, producing MSTTNRLGELLVREKLISLQQLRQAQEEQRKTGQNLGYALAKLGYISDGEITSFLSTQYRVPAVALDEYEIDAEVSRLVSRDVCEKHKIIPISRSGTALVVAMADPTNLHAIDDIKFLTGFNVEPVVASETGITEAIERAYNVGPSYDEVLSEFGEEEVGFQVEADDVNVLELEKAAEGAPVVRLVNAILLNAIKKGASDIHVEPYEKKLRVRYRIDGVLMEEMQPPIKLKNAISSRLKIMSSLDIAERRLPQDGRIKLKMGRGREMDFRVSVLPTLWGEKIVLRLLDKSNLQLDMAKLGFDAKPLADFKWAIGQPWGMVLVTGPTGSGKTTTLYSALSELNQIGSNISTAEDPVEYNLHGINQVQMHDDIGLNFAMSLRSFLRQDPDIIMVGEIRDFETAEIAVKAALTGHLVLSTLHTNDAPSTISRLLNMGVEPFLITASVNLVLAQRLARKICPDCRVPLKVDARVLLDFGFTEQQVARAELVRGAGCKTCNGSGYKGRVALYEVMRFTDALKEMVLQGASTAELKAAAIKGGMLTLRMSGIEKVLAGVTTTEEVGRVTMGD from the coding sequence ATGTCGACAACGAACCGCCTCGGCGAACTGCTCGTCCGCGAAAAGCTCATCAGCCTCCAGCAGCTCAGGCAAGCCCAAGAGGAGCAGCGCAAGACAGGTCAGAACCTCGGGTACGCGCTCGCCAAGCTCGGGTACATCTCCGACGGAGAGATCACGAGCTTCCTCTCGACGCAGTACCGCGTCCCGGCCGTCGCCCTCGACGAGTACGAGATCGACGCGGAGGTCTCGCGCCTCGTCTCGCGGGACGTCTGCGAGAAGCACAAGATCATCCCCATCTCCAGGTCGGGGACGGCGCTCGTCGTGGCGATGGCCGATCCGACGAACCTCCACGCGATCGACGACATCAAGTTCCTCACGGGCTTCAACGTCGAGCCCGTCGTCGCGTCCGAGACCGGCATCACGGAGGCGATCGAGCGCGCCTACAACGTCGGGCCCTCCTACGACGAGGTGCTGAGCGAGTTCGGGGAGGAGGAGGTCGGCTTCCAGGTCGAGGCCGACGACGTGAACGTCCTCGAGCTGGAGAAGGCCGCCGAGGGCGCGCCCGTGGTCCGGCTCGTCAACGCGATCCTCCTGAACGCCATCAAGAAGGGCGCGAGCGACATCCACGTCGAGCCGTACGAGAAGAAGCTCCGCGTGCGCTACCGCATCGACGGCGTGCTGATGGAGGAGATGCAGCCGCCGATCAAGCTGAAGAACGCGATCTCGAGCCGCCTCAAGATCATGAGCTCGCTCGACATCGCCGAGCGGCGGCTCCCGCAGGACGGCCGCATCAAGCTGAAGATGGGCAGGGGCCGGGAGATGGACTTCCGCGTCTCGGTGCTCCCGACGCTCTGGGGCGAGAAGATCGTCCTCCGCCTCCTCGACAAGTCGAACCTGCAGCTCGACATGGCGAAGCTCGGCTTCGATGCGAAGCCGCTCGCGGACTTCAAGTGGGCGATCGGCCAGCCGTGGGGCATGGTCCTCGTCACCGGCCCGACCGGCTCCGGCAAGACGACGACCCTCTACTCGGCGCTCTCGGAGCTCAACCAGATCGGCTCGAACATCAGCACCGCCGAGGACCCTGTCGAGTACAACCTGCACGGCATCAACCAGGTGCAGATGCACGACGACATCGGGCTGAACTTCGCGATGTCGCTGCGGTCGTTCCTCCGGCAGGACCCGGACATCATCATGGTCGGCGAGATCCGCGACTTCGAGACGGCCGAGATCGCGGTCAAGGCCGCGCTCACCGGCCACCTCGTGCTCTCGACGCTGCACACGAACGACGCGCCGTCGACGATCTCGCGCCTCCTCAACATGGGCGTGGAGCCGTTCCTCATCACCGCCAGCGTGAACCTCGTGCTGGCCCAGCGCCTCGCGCGCAAGATCTGCCCCGACTGCCGCGTCCCGCTGAAGGTCGACGCGAGGGTGCTCCTCGACTTCGGCTTCACCGAGCAGCAGGTGGCGCGCGCGGAGCTCGTCCGCGGCGCGGGCTGCAAGACGTGCAACGGCTCGGGCTACAAGGGCCGCGTCGCGCTCTACGAGGTCATGCGCTTCACCGACGCGCTGAAGGAGATGGTCCTCCAGGGCGCGTCCACGGCCGAGCTCAAGGCCGCCGCGATCAAGGGCGGGATGCTGACCCTCCGGATGAGCGGGATCGAGAAGGTGCTCGCGGGCGTCACCACGACCGAGGAGGTCGGCCGCGTGACGATGGGGGACTGA
- a CDS encoding OmpA family protein, translated as MTRRSSRRARRAGAVALVAIAGAAFSCTQVPVMRGDIEALTTIAKQAERNGALRCAPRELAMAKSHLSFASVELDQGFFVRAKEHLDIAKANTHAAYDLSPPQKCAERGFVEEAPPPKPGDCDGDGLLDPDDKKCPCDAETWNGFQDDDGCPDDPDTDGDGLTDSKDSCVLLPEDKDGYLDEDGCPEVDNDLDTILDANDKDSTGKNCANDPEDPDGYEDADGCPEPDNDQDTVVDLEDQCPNEPGVVGGDKPGCPKKPSLVIVTEKEIKITQQIHFEFDKDKIRPESFPILDAVVEVLQQNPKIKIEIQGHTDNKGAAAYNKKLSDRRAASVKKYLVAKGIDEARLTSKGYGMEQPIVPNTSDQNRALNRRVQFVRTEGAQ; from the coding sequence ATGACGCGCCGCAGTTCCCGCCGCGCCCGTCGCGCAGGCGCCGTCGCTCTCGTGGCGATCGCCGGGGCCGCCTTCTCGTGCACGCAGGTGCCGGTCATGCGCGGCGACATCGAGGCGCTGACCACCATCGCGAAGCAGGCGGAGCGCAACGGCGCGCTCCGCTGCGCGCCGCGCGAGCTGGCGATGGCGAAGTCGCACCTGTCGTTCGCCTCGGTCGAGCTCGATCAGGGCTTCTTCGTCCGGGCCAAGGAGCACCTCGACATCGCGAAGGCGAACACGCACGCCGCGTACGACCTCTCGCCGCCGCAGAAGTGCGCCGAGCGCGGGTTCGTCGAGGAGGCGCCGCCGCCCAAGCCCGGAGACTGCGATGGCGACGGGCTGCTCGATCCGGACGACAAGAAGTGCCCGTGCGACGCCGAGACCTGGAACGGCTTCCAGGACGATGACGGCTGCCCGGACGATCCGGACACGGACGGCGACGGCCTGACGGACAGCAAGGACAGCTGCGTGCTCCTGCCCGAGGACAAGGACGGCTACCTCGACGAGGACGGCTGCCCCGAGGTCGACAACGACCTCGACACGATCCTCGACGCGAACGACAAGGACAGCACGGGCAAGAACTGCGCGAACGATCCGGAGGATCCGGACGGCTACGAGGACGCCGACGGCTGCCCCGAGCCGGACAACGACCAGGACACCGTGGTCGATCTCGAGGACCAGTGCCCGAACGAGCCGGGCGTGGTCGGCGGCGACAAGCCGGGCTGCCCGAAGAAGCCGAGCCTTGTCATCGTCACCGAGAAGGAGATCAAGATCACGCAGCAGATCCACTTCGAGTTCGACAAGGACAAGATCCGGCCCGAGAGCTTCCCGATCCTCGACGCCGTGGTGGAGGTCCTCCAGCAGAACCCGAAGATCAAGATCGAGATCCAGGGGCACACGGACAACAAGGGCGCCGCGGCCTACAACAAGAAGCTGTCGGATCGGCGTGCGGCCTCGGTGAAGAAGTACCTGGTGGCCAAGGGCATCGACGAGGCCCGGCTGACATCGAAGGGGTACGGCATGGAGCAGCCGATCGTGCCGAACACGTCCGACCAGAACCGCGCCCTGAACCGGCGCGTGCAGTTCGTCCGCACGGAGGGCGCGCAGTAG
- a CDS encoding PilZ domain-containing protein, with protein sequence MAVRDHFRVHARRRVDLGATLRDRQSVEEHGVRIRDLGLGGAGIELSEAQLASELLDPEASVTLEVTAPNLWDPLSLRGRIAWIRRGAAGRPARAGVRFEHHDAGSLYGLYQLLGTEHFEL encoded by the coding sequence ATGGCTGTCCGGGACCACTTTCGCGTTCACGCGAGGCGACGCGTCGATCTTGGGGCGACGCTGCGCGATCGGCAGTCGGTCGAGGAGCACGGCGTTCGCATCCGCGATCTGGGGCTGGGCGGCGCCGGCATCGAGCTGTCCGAGGCCCAGCTCGCGTCGGAGCTCCTGGATCCCGAGGCGTCGGTGACGCTCGAGGTCACCGCCCCGAACCTGTGGGATCCGCTGAGCCTCCGCGGTCGTATCGCCTGGATCCGCCGCGGTGCGGCGGGCCGGCCGGCGCGCGCGGGCGTTCGCTTCGAGCACCACGACGCCGGGTCGCTCTACGGCCTCTACCAGCTGCTCGGCACCGAACACTTCGAGCTTTAG
- a CDS encoding tetratricopeptide repeat protein has product MRLAIVATPSLHRDQRPAPGSLDGDLIRARLSLDDAGFRVIDVDPARDLAEQLDALFDEVVATRRTLVDAEDAARDDASTLFLFYASSAVALSPDGELFLCLDPENPGLGDALGDIAAVFRDRARGEVLFVLECHHGPGATSRAVVAAAEQAVASSVTGVELLVAAHPIGSLDADLPSVLTRAFVEHLDEAEPERGLTAEAIFRRVEGNTELASAIPCFARTGGQGSFSVLVPRGGAAGAPPAEGTEAAPLDVADERDAATTPAPAPDDPVAQYLAAGDMLAAAGDLEGALTAYRKALALVGVAHRDARAEVHLRIAQTRWRQERHREAIESFDKALALAPEHRPALEALVELHLTGRDFVRLRIAEERLLTRVEGDGDRFGFLVQFAERWEGIAGEPARALELLERARELRPDDTAVLRSLGRLYQAAGDVDASIEARRCLIERIEEPRQRAVALLELARAAMQGEARATLTEVTRERDGIELLELALDADPTFLDPLSLIAILLSARQEWGELELAYRRMLDRAQRIPDLRVRSDVTWELCRRLGMLFRDHLEDPTSALEAFEGAVDERPDDVPGRLSAASLARTAGRLERAAAHLQAAAVLDPGNVQVFHDLFDTFQKLRQVDQAWSAASVAVYLGAAEARERFIFEEHRPAGLVQPARGLSVGTWDLLRAGDRDRALEEVLASVAGAAIRARFAQRVREKRVPQLDPAARADAERNAAGVVRLFSWASRCLGIASPAVYLRKDAPIAVAAVAVEEPSVLVGGEALRGRTAAELAFLVGSHVAYHVGPHRLLLHFPSLEELGVCLAAAVKVARPSELVPADLEGAVLALVPLLDERLTESERDALEAAVFELYEIRAPLDLAHWVGSVERCAARVGYLLTGDLSVAASSLSRGDAPGVLTAEEKIGDLLSFTVSDAYHALREELGVAIEP; this is encoded by the coding sequence ATGCGCTTGGCCATCGTCGCCACGCCCAGCCTGCACCGCGATCAGCGGCCGGCGCCCGGCTCGCTGGACGGAGATCTCATCCGGGCCCGCCTCTCGCTGGACGACGCGGGCTTCCGGGTGATCGACGTCGATCCCGCCCGGGATCTCGCGGAGCAGCTCGACGCGCTGTTCGATGAGGTGGTCGCGACGCGGAGGACCCTGGTCGACGCGGAGGACGCCGCGCGCGACGATGCATCGACCCTGTTCCTCTTCTACGCCTCCAGCGCGGTCGCGCTGTCACCGGACGGGGAGCTCTTCCTCTGCCTCGACCCCGAGAACCCCGGCCTGGGCGACGCGCTGGGCGACATCGCCGCGGTGTTCCGCGATCGCGCGCGCGGCGAGGTGCTGTTCGTCCTCGAGTGCCACCACGGCCCCGGGGCGACCTCGCGCGCCGTCGTCGCCGCCGCGGAGCAGGCGGTGGCGTCTTCCGTGACCGGGGTCGAGCTCCTCGTGGCGGCGCACCCGATCGGCTCGCTCGACGCGGATCTGCCGTCGGTGCTCACCCGCGCTTTCGTCGAGCACCTCGACGAGGCCGAGCCGGAGCGCGGCCTCACCGCGGAGGCGATCTTCCGCCGCGTGGAGGGGAACACCGAGCTCGCCAGCGCCATCCCGTGCTTCGCGCGGACGGGCGGGCAGGGCTCCTTCTCGGTGCTCGTCCCTCGCGGCGGCGCCGCGGGCGCGCCCCCGGCGGAGGGGACCGAGGCCGCGCCGCTGGACGTCGCGGACGAGCGGGACGCCGCCACCACGCCGGCGCCGGCGCCGGACGATCCGGTCGCGCAGTACCTCGCGGCCGGCGACATGCTCGCGGCCGCCGGGGACCTGGAGGGCGCGCTCACGGCGTACAGGAAGGCGCTCGCGCTCGTCGGCGTAGCGCACCGGGACGCGCGCGCGGAGGTGCATCTGCGGATCGCCCAGACCAGGTGGCGCCAGGAGCGGCACCGCGAGGCGATCGAGAGCTTCGACAAGGCGCTCGCGCTCGCGCCGGAGCACCGGCCCGCGCTCGAGGCCCTGGTCGAGCTCCACCTCACCGGGCGCGACTTCGTCCGGCTGCGCATCGCGGAGGAGCGGCTGCTCACGCGCGTCGAGGGGGACGGCGATCGCTTCGGGTTCCTCGTCCAGTTCGCGGAGCGCTGGGAGGGCATCGCCGGAGAGCCGGCGCGCGCGCTGGAGCTCCTCGAGCGGGCGCGGGAGCTCCGCCCCGACGACACAGCTGTCTTGCGCAGCCTGGGCCGGCTCTACCAGGCCGCGGGCGACGTCGATGCGTCGATCGAGGCGCGCCGCTGCCTCATCGAGAGGATAGAGGAGCCGAGGCAGCGGGCGGTCGCGCTCCTGGAGCTCGCGCGCGCCGCGATGCAAGGCGAGGCCCGCGCGACCCTGACCGAGGTCACGCGGGAGCGGGACGGGATCGAGCTGCTCGAGCTCGCGCTGGACGCAGATCCCACGTTCCTCGATCCGCTCTCCCTCATCGCGATCCTCCTCTCGGCGCGGCAGGAGTGGGGCGAGCTCGAGCTCGCGTACCGGCGCATGCTCGATCGGGCGCAGCGCATCCCCGACCTGCGCGTCCGGAGCGACGTCACCTGGGAGCTCTGCCGCCGCCTCGGCATGCTCTTCCGCGATCACCTCGAGGATCCCACCTCCGCGCTGGAGGCGTTCGAGGGCGCGGTGGACGAGCGGCCCGACGACGTCCCGGGGCGGCTCAGCGCGGCGTCGCTCGCGCGGACCGCCGGCCGGCTCGAGCGCGCCGCCGCGCACCTCCAGGCCGCGGCGGTGCTCGATCCCGGCAACGTCCAGGTGTTTCACGACCTGTTCGACACGTTCCAGAAGCTGAGGCAGGTCGACCAGGCCTGGTCCGCGGCGAGCGTGGCCGTTTACCTCGGCGCGGCCGAGGCGCGGGAGCGCTTCATCTTCGAGGAGCACCGCCCGGCGGGCCTCGTCCAGCCTGCGCGCGGGCTGAGCGTCGGGACGTGGGACCTCCTGCGAGCGGGCGATCGCGATCGCGCCCTCGAGGAGGTCCTCGCGTCGGTCGCCGGCGCGGCGATCCGCGCGCGGTTCGCCCAGCGCGTGCGGGAGAAGCGGGTCCCCCAGCTCGATCCGGCCGCGCGCGCCGACGCGGAGCGGAACGCGGCGGGCGTGGTTCGCCTGTTCTCGTGGGCGAGCCGGTGTCTCGGGATCGCCTCGCCAGCGGTCTACCTCCGCAAGGACGCGCCGATCGCGGTCGCCGCGGTGGCGGTCGAAGAGCCGAGCGTCCTCGTCGGCGGCGAGGCGCTCCGCGGGAGGACGGCGGCCGAGCTCGCGTTCCTGGTGGGCAGCCACGTCGCGTACCACGTCGGCCCGCACCGGCTGCTGCTCCATTTCCCGTCGCTAGAGGAGCTCGGCGTCTGCCTGGCGGCGGCCGTCAAGGTGGCGAGGCCGTCGGAGCTCGTCCCCGCGGATCTCGAGGGCGCGGTGCTCGCGCTGGTGCCCCTCCTCGACGAGCGCCTGACGGAGAGCGAGCGCGACGCCCTGGAGGCCGCGGTGTTCGAGCTCTACGAGATCCGCGCGCCGCTCGATCTCGCGCACTGGGTGGGATCGGTCGAGCGGTGCGCTGCCCGGGTCGGCTATCTGCTGACCGGCGATCTCTCGGTGGCGGCGTCGTCGCTCTCGCGGGGAGACGCGCCGGGCGTGCTGACGGCCGAGGAGAAGATCGGCGATCTCCTCTCGTTCACGGTCTCGGACGCCTACCACGCCTTGCGCGAGGAGCTCGGCGTCGCGATCGAGCCCTGA
- the lexA gene encoding transcriptional repressor LexA — MQGLTERQQQVLHYIRQSISERGYPPTLREIGAHMGIRSTNGVNDHLRALERKGYLTREDMKSRALRPRDLDGAGSGGGADLRGALVNGGNDAPANDQEDDLVEIAVVGRIAAGLPILAEEHVLDTVRIERTLVRGGREVFGLRVTGDSMIEAGIFSGDYIFVRRQLTAQRGDIVVALIGDEATVKYFFPEKDYVRFQPANAAMAPILVRASDFKPAMLLGVVVGVYRKL; from the coding sequence ATGCAGGGGCTCACCGAGCGACAACAGCAGGTGCTTCACTATATCCGGCAGTCGATCAGCGAGCGCGGGTACCCGCCGACGCTGCGCGAGATCGGCGCGCATATGGGGATTCGCTCGACGAACGGGGTGAACGATCACCTCCGAGCGCTCGAGCGCAAGGGCTACCTCACGCGCGAGGACATGAAGTCGCGCGCGCTCCGCCCGCGGGATCTCGATGGCGCCGGCTCCGGCGGCGGCGCCGATCTCCGCGGCGCGCTCGTGAACGGCGGGAACGACGCCCCCGCGAACGACCAGGAGGACGACCTCGTCGAGATCGCGGTCGTCGGCCGGATCGCCGCGGGCTTGCCCATCCTCGCCGAGGAGCACGTCCTCGATACGGTCCGGATCGAGCGCACGCTCGTGCGCGGCGGGCGCGAGGTGTTCGGCCTGCGCGTCACCGGCGACTCGATGATCGAGGCGGGCATCTTCAGCGGCGACTACATCTTCGTGCGCCGGCAGCTCACCGCGCAGCGCGGCGACATCGTGGTGGCGCTGATCGGCGACGAGGCGACCGTGAAGTACTTCTTCCCCGAGAAGGACTACGTGCGCTTCCAGCCGGCGAACGCGGCGATGGCCCCGATCCTGGTCCGGGCGAGCGACTTCAAGCCCGCGATGCTCCTGGGCGTGGTCGTCGGCGTCTACCGGAAGCTCTGA
- a CDS encoding type IV pilus twitching motility protein PilT codes for MTTELVGQQEGLRYTLQQLLRAMVEKGASDMHITSGTPPLLRIDGTVVPLKLPPLMPSDTKQLCYSVLSEEQVAAFEQRNELDLSFGMKGLARFRANIYMQRGAVAAAFRQIPFRIMNFDELGLPPVVLDITAKPRGLVLVTGPTGSGKTTTLASIIDKINAEQRLHILTIEDPIEYLHPHKLSLVNQREIGSDTASFKDALRYALRQDPDVVLVGEMRDLETVESALTIAETGHLVFATLHTNSAISTINRIIDVFPPHQQSQVRQQLSFTLVAVMTQLLLPRANGPGRVMAMEVMIPNAAIRNLIREDKLHQIYSQMQVGQAGSGMQTMAQSLVSLYQRRMITMEEAFAAAADADEIRAMLEPRQAMSSRNNVPKQP; via the coding sequence ATGACCACCGAGCTCGTCGGACAGCAGGAAGGCCTCCGGTACACGCTCCAGCAGCTCCTCCGCGCGATGGTGGAGAAGGGCGCGAGCGACATGCACATCACGAGCGGCACGCCGCCGCTCCTGCGCATCGACGGCACGGTGGTGCCGCTGAAGCTCCCGCCGCTCATGCCGAGCGACACGAAGCAGCTCTGCTACTCGGTGCTCAGCGAGGAGCAGGTGGCGGCGTTCGAGCAGCGCAACGAGCTCGATCTCTCGTTCGGCATGAAGGGGCTCGCCCGCTTCCGCGCCAACATCTACATGCAGCGCGGCGCCGTCGCGGCCGCCTTCCGGCAGATCCCCTTCCGGATCATGAACTTCGACGAGCTGGGCCTGCCGCCGGTCGTGCTCGACATCACCGCCAAGCCCCGCGGCCTCGTGCTCGTGACGGGCCCGACGGGCTCGGGCAAGACGACCACGCTCGCGAGCATCATCGACAAGATCAACGCGGAGCAGCGGCTGCACATCCTCACGATCGAGGATCCGATCGAGTACCTGCACCCGCACAAGCTGTCGCTCGTGAACCAGCGCGAGATCGGCTCCGACACCGCGTCGTTCAAGGACGCCCTGCGGTACGCCCTGCGCCAGGATCCGGACGTCGTGCTCGTCGGTGAGATGCGCGACCTGGAGACCGTCGAGTCGGCGCTGACGATCGCCGAGACCGGCCACCTCGTCTTCGCGACGCTCCACACGAACTCGGCGATCTCGACGATCAACCGCATCATCGACGTCTTCCCGCCGCACCAGCAGTCGCAGGTGCGCCAGCAGCTCTCGTTCACGCTCGTCGCCGTAATGACGCAGCTCCTCCTGCCGCGCGCGAACGGCCCGGGGCGCGTCATGGCGATGGAGGTGATGATCCCGAACGCCGCGATCCGGAACCTCATCCGCGAGGACAAGCTCCACCAGATCTACTCGCAGATGCAGGTGGGCCAGGCCGGCAGCGGCATGCAGACGATGGCCCAGTCGCTCGTGTCCCTCTACCAGCGCCGGATGATCACGATGGAGGAGGCGTTCGCCGCCGCCGCCGACGCCGACGAGATCCGGGCGATGCTCGAGCCCCGTCAGGCGATGAGCTCACGGAACAACGTCCCGAAGCAGCCTTGA
- a CDS encoding DUF4398 domain-containing protein produces the protein MTTHGRRFGTWISGAGMVLAAALTGGCGGTLYAFTANSASSKLETAEALGAEKYAPYEYYTAREHLWKAREEAAAADYGDAIDFADVAEEYADKAITLAKQAHEGAGR, from the coding sequence GTGACGACGCACGGGCGGCGATTCGGGACTTGGATTTCAGGCGCGGGCATGGTGCTCGCGGCGGCCCTCACGGGCGGCTGCGGCGGTACCCTCTACGCGTTCACCGCGAACTCGGCCTCGAGCAAGCTCGAGACGGCCGAGGCGCTCGGCGCAGAGAAGTATGCGCCGTACGAGTACTACACCGCGCGCGAGCACCTCTGGAAGGCTCGGGAGGAGGCCGCGGCCGCCGACTACGGCGACGCGATCGACTTCGCCGACGTCGCAGAGGAGTACGCGGACAAGGCGATCACCCTAGCGAAACAGGCGCACGAGGGCGCGGGTCGATGA
- a CDS encoding FHA domain-containing protein has translation MSLFEWFGLRRGDSRRRAAEAKELAGDLAGAVELYLDAGMPDDAARVLLLRADAERSVEKRIAFCASASRMAESPELKRSALGRKALLAFDLVRARGASVMRSEALAVARELEEAGELERAADAYALVGDTESETRVLAAAGAIERLEERLRSAMTVERDQRELAAVLRSIADLDRMAERREAIGVAEAWIAGNRGGEQVADALRAIRARLLSGPILSLELGGALLRCALGDEVTIGRGEATIVIASRAVSRTHVRIRRGPSGVEVEDLGTRNGTTLAGARLTGPLPVGRGVQLLLGGEVPCAIAPGTGEGCVVEIAGDRFTAPLGDLPVGPWRIRLDRAGASSFVALKTPPGAPPPFLGDYQLAPSVELCAGDAIASARGGTAVFRLPPAGEATSIRRGGAEGGPA, from the coding sequence GTGAGTCTCTTTGAGTGGTTCGGGCTCAGGCGGGGGGACAGCCGACGCAGGGCGGCCGAGGCCAAGGAGCTCGCCGGCGATCTCGCGGGGGCGGTCGAGCTGTACCTCGACGCCGGGATGCCGGACGACGCGGCCCGGGTCCTCCTCCTCCGGGCGGACGCCGAGCGAAGCGTCGAGAAGCGGATCGCCTTCTGCGCGTCGGCGTCCCGCATGGCGGAGAGCCCCGAGCTCAAGCGCTCGGCGCTCGGGCGCAAGGCGCTGCTCGCGTTCGATCTGGTGCGCGCGCGGGGCGCGAGCGTGATGCGGAGCGAGGCGCTGGCCGTCGCGCGCGAGCTCGAGGAGGCGGGCGAGCTCGAGCGCGCGGCCGACGCATACGCCCTGGTGGGCGACACCGAGTCGGAGACGCGGGTGCTGGCCGCGGCGGGCGCGATCGAGCGGCTCGAGGAGCGGCTCCGCTCCGCGATGACCGTCGAGAGGGACCAGCGAGAGCTCGCTGCGGTCCTGCGATCGATCGCGGATCTCGACCGGATGGCGGAGCGCCGCGAGGCGATCGGGGTGGCCGAGGCCTGGATCGCCGGGAACCGCGGCGGCGAGCAGGTGGCCGACGCCCTGCGCGCGATCCGCGCGCGGCTCCTCTCGGGGCCGATCCTCTCGCTCGAGCTCGGCGGCGCCCTCCTGCGGTGCGCGCTCGGCGACGAGGTCACGATCGGCCGCGGCGAGGCGACCATCGTCATCGCGTCCCGCGCCGTCAGCAGGACGCACGTGCGGATCCGGCGCGGCCCGTCCGGCGTCGAGGTCGAGGATCTCGGGACGCGCAACGGCACGACGCTGGCGGGCGCGCGGCTCACGGGGCCGCTGCCCGTCGGCCGCGGCGTGCAGCTCCTGCTCGGCGGGGAGGTGCCGTGCGCGATCGCGCCGGGGACCGGGGAGGGGTGCGTGGTGGAGATCGCCGGCGATCGCTTCACGGCGCCGCTCGGCGATCTGCCGGTCGGTCCCTGGCGGATCCGCCTCGATCGGGCGGGGGCATCGTCCTTCGTCGCGCTGAAGACGCCGCCGGGGGCGCCGCCGCCGTTCCTCGGCGACTACCAGCTCGCGCCGTCGGTCGAGCTCTGCGCGGGCGACGCGATCGCCTCGGCGCGCGGGGGGACGGCGGTCTTCCGGCTACCCCCCGCCGGCGAGGCAACGTCGATCCGGCGCGGCGGCGCCGAGGGCGGCCCGGCGTGA
- a CDS encoding serine/threonine-protein kinase, whose protein sequence is MSLWRRLKERLGGAAADGGAPADASGGAPGGADVGGGAHPARAERPQARASRESDDIARLRSSGAREGPSTDEVIAVLRRARGTLREAEAVAHLVAAMEERVLPDPIRVACADLLAARGDEQGALAVLEGAASRERGGASRAQPVSSTEGLVLAADLYASLGQLPRAVGAIERVLVREIGAPGARERHQRWRAALGADRPAAVARVDDATVVAPSAGKSPFRLLREVARGGAGAVYEAEDEALGRRIGFKVYHGRGSDRAHLTREVRLAAALAGPGVVRVFDADPEEGWIALEWIARGSVKDVLRAGDAAALAPIARWARPLARALARIHERGYVHADVKPANVLLRNLGEPVLTDFGLARPRGAPSAGGSPGYVSPERLAGRASDPRDDVYGFGRVLEDVLVHLEPLGGEGLAPWKELSLRCLGPDDDRPPDGAALVRAAR, encoded by the coding sequence GTGAGCCTGTGGCGCCGGCTCAAGGAGCGCCTCGGCGGCGCCGCGGCGGACGGCGGTGCGCCGGCGGACGCGAGCGGCGGCGCGCCGGGCGGGGCGGACGTCGGGGGCGGCGCGCATCCGGCGCGAGCGGAGCGGCCGCAGGCGCGCGCGTCGCGCGAGAGCGACGACATCGCGCGCCTGCGGAGCTCCGGCGCGCGCGAGGGGCCCTCGACGGACGAGGTGATCGCGGTGCTCCGGCGGGCGCGCGGGACGCTCCGGGAGGCCGAGGCCGTGGCGCACCTCGTCGCGGCGATGGAGGAGCGGGTGCTGCCCGATCCGATCCGCGTGGCCTGCGCGGATCTGCTGGCGGCTCGGGGCGACGAGCAGGGCGCGCTCGCCGTGCTGGAGGGCGCCGCGTCGCGCGAGCGCGGGGGCGCGTCGCGCGCGCAGCCGGTGTCCTCGACCGAGGGCCTCGTCCTCGCGGCCGATCTCTACGCCTCGCTGGGGCAGCTCCCGCGCGCGGTCGGCGCGATCGAGCGGGTGCTCGTCCGGGAGATCGGCGCGCCAGGCGCGCGCGAGCGCCACCAGCGCTGGCGGGCGGCGCTCGGCGCGGATCGGCCCGCCGCGGTCGCCCGCGTGGACGACGCGACCGTGGTCGCGCCCTCGGCGGGCAAGAGCCCGTTCCGCCTGCTCCGCGAGGTGGCGCGCGGCGGCGCTGGCGCGGTCTACGAGGCCGAGGACGAGGCGCTCGGCCGGCGCATCGGGTTCAAGGTCTACCACGGGCGGGGCAGCGATCGGGCGCACCTCACCCGCGAGGTGCGGCTCGCCGCGGCGCTCGCGGGCCCCGGCGTCGTGCGGGTGTTCGACGCGGACCCCGAGGAGGGCTGGATCGCGCTCGAGTGGATCGCGCGGGGGTCGGTGAAAGACGTGCTCCGCGCGGGCGACGCGGCGGCGCTCGCGCCGATCGCGCGGTGGGCGCGTCCGCTCGCGCGCGCGCTCGCCCGCATCCATGAGCGCGGCTACGTCCACGCGGACGTGAAGCCGGCCAACGTGCTCCTGCGCAACCTCGGCGAGCCGGTGCTCACCGATTTCGGGCTGGCCAGGCCCCGTGGCGCGCCGTCGGCCGGCGGCAGCCCAGGGTACGTCTCACCCGAGCGGCTCGCCGGGCGGGCGAGCGATCCGCGCGATGACGTCTACGGCTTCGGCCGCGTGCTCGAGGACGTCCTCGTCCACCTCGAGCCCCTCGGCGGCGAGGGGCTCGCCCCCTGGAAAGAGCTGTCGCTGCGGTGCCTCGGCCCGGACGACGACCGCCCGCCGGACGGCGCCGCGCTCGTCCGGGCCGCCCGCTGA